From a region of the Borrelia hispanica CRI genome:
- a CDS encoding BBA14 family lipoprotein, translated as MNRFIVNKSYLLSLFLVVILLSCKGIASLPVEPVLLEKNDPVSLAIDEAALFQYALSLNLWLLDTKEYVDRYYKRDKFPYFEPFDPTYQGDAGELGITKRIAYYKRYIEGTKPIAVSVYRKYTQVYLEE; from the coding sequence ATGAATAGATTTATTGTAAATAAAAGTTATTTGTTGTCTTTGTTTTTGGTAGTCATATTATTGTCTTGTAAAGGTATTGCAAGTCTGCCTGTTGAACCTGTACTACTAGAGAAAAATGATCCTGTAAGTTTGGCTATTGATGAGGCTGCGTTATTTCAGTATGCATTAAGTCTCAATTTGTGGCTTCTTGATACTAAAGAGTATGTTGATCGTTATTACAAAAGGGACAAATTTCCATATTTTGAACCTTTTGATCCTACATACCAAGGTGATGCTGGTGAATTAGGAATTACTAAGAGAATTGCTTATTACAAACGTTATATAGAAGGAACAAAACCTATTGCTGTTTCTGTGTATCGTAAATATACCCAGGTGTACTTAGAGGAGTAG